A genomic window from Aurantimicrobium photophilum includes:
- a CDS encoding ArsR/SmtB family transcription factor gives MSITQELASTALLAQQLKALGDETRLNLLLKIAGANCVDGACICDLTPDTNLAQSTVSHHMKLLVDAGLLTRSQKGKWAYFSLTPAASNILIALNLGPVNTSDSCCVD, from the coding sequence ATGTCGATAACACAGGAACTCGCCTCAACTGCACTGCTTGCGCAACAGCTCAAAGCATTAGGGGATGAAACCCGATTGAATCTGTTACTCAAGATTGCAGGTGCCAACTGTGTCGATGGTGCGTGCATCTGTGATCTCACTCCCGATACCAACCTTGCCCAAAGCACGGTGAGCCACCACATGAAGTTGTTAGTTGATGCAGGGCTCCTGACCCGAAGCCAAAAAGGCAAATGGGCTTATTTTTCGCTCACGCCAGCTGCAAGCAATATCCTCATAGCCCTCAATTTAGGGCCTGTCAACACGTCAGACTCTTGCTGCGTGGATTAA
- a CDS encoding MIP/aquaporin family protein: protein MNTLRLALAEFFGTLVLVATVVGSGIMGTQMSSDPGVALLINTLSTIFVLALLILILGPISGAHFNPAVTLVMWAKKLQPGTHVLPYVIAQVAGAIGGAILANVMFDQAPIQIATTERVSPGLFIGEIVATAGLLVVILVFIARDQARFVPFAVAAWIGSAYFFTSSTSFANPAVTIGRVFSDSFAGIAPASVGPFVLAQLIGAALGAVLAWAIINSTNKKENHVG from the coding sequence TTGAACACACTCAGACTTGCCCTCGCAGAGTTCTTCGGAACTCTCGTTCTTGTTGCCACCGTCGTGGGCTCAGGAATCATGGGCACTCAAATGTCGAGTGATCCTGGTGTTGCGTTGCTGATCAACACTCTCTCCACCATCTTTGTGCTGGCACTGCTCATTCTGATTCTGGGCCCCATCAGTGGCGCCCACTTCAACCCAGCCGTGACCCTGGTGATGTGGGCAAAGAAGCTGCAGCCGGGTACTCACGTACTTCCCTATGTCATCGCCCAGGTTGCTGGCGCCATCGGCGGGGCAATCTTGGCGAATGTTATGTTCGACCAGGCACCTATCCAGATTGCGACAACCGAACGTGTCTCGCCTGGTCTATTTATCGGTGAGATTGTTGCCACCGCTGGTTTGCTCGTTGTCATTCTTGTCTTCATTGCTCGCGACCAAGCCCGCTTTGTTCCCTTCGCTGTTGCCGCATGGATTGGCTCTGCTTACTTCTTCACCTCGTCCACGTCATTTGCTAACCCTGCCGTGACAATTGGTCGCGTATTCAGTGACAGCTTTGCCGGCATTGCACCTGCATCTGTTGGCCCTTTTGTTCTTGCCCAGCTCATCGGCGCAGCACTTGGTGCTGTGCTGGCCTGGGCCATCATCAACTCCACCAACAAGAAAGAAAATCATGTCGGATAA
- a CDS encoding arsenate reductase ArsC — protein sequence MSDKKATVLFVCVHNAGRSQMAAGYLQHLAGDRIEVLSAGTEPRDQVNPSAVAVMAEEGIDLTSSTPKVLTDEAVIASDYVITMGCGDKCPFFPGKKYLDWPLADPAGKGVDAVRPIRDEIRGKIEALIAEIDEKF from the coding sequence ATGTCGGATAAGAAAGCCACCGTTCTTTTCGTATGCGTTCACAACGCAGGCCGTTCCCAAATGGCTGCCGGTTACCTCCAGCACCTCGCCGGTGACCGCATTGAGGTTCTCTCCGCCGGCACAGAGCCTCGCGACCAAGTCAACCCGTCAGCAGTTGCAGTCATGGCCGAAGAAGGCATCGACCTGACCAGCTCAACCCCCAAGGTGCTGACTGATGAGGCAGTTATCGCCTCTGACTACGTCATCACCATGGGCTGTGGCGACAAGTGCCCCTTCTTCCCCGGCAAGAAGTACTTGGACTGGCCTCTGGCCGATCCTGCAGGCAAGGGAGTGGACGCTGTCCGCCCCATCCGTGACGAGATCCGCGGCAAGATCGAAGCACTCATTGCAGAGATTGACGAGAAGTTCTAA
- a CDS encoding FAD-dependent oxidoreductase has translation MNKLRLAIVGAGPAGIYAADIALKAERDFDISIDLFESLPAPYGLVRYGVAPDHPRIKGIIGALREVLDRGDIRLFGNVEYGVDITMDDLKKHYNAVIFSTGATKDVPMNIPGIELNGSYGAADFVSWYDGHPDVPRTWPLTAKSVAVIGNGNVALDAARMLAKHADDLLVTEIPDNVYQGLKASPVTDVHVFGRRGPAQAKFSPLELRELGELRDVDMIVYDEDFDIDPASQALIDSNKQVFVLNKVMNEWRTRETGKASRRLHLHFYANPLEVLGDADGNVTGFRYERTKPDGNGGVVGTGEIREIEIQAYYRAIGYYSSPLKDVPFDAAKGVIPNHEGQVIDAEGKHINGVYATGWIKRGPVGLIGHTKSDAMETIAHVLADQATWWTPEEPEEGAIVDLMESRDIEYTTAEGWSALDEYEQKLGEPEGRDRIKVVDRETMLKASRAE, from the coding sequence GTGAACAAGCTTCGTCTGGCCATTGTTGGCGCCGGTCCCGCTGGTATTTATGCAGCAGATATTGCTCTGAAGGCAGAGCGCGATTTCGATATCTCTATTGATCTCTTCGAATCTCTTCCTGCCCCTTACGGCCTGGTCCGTTATGGCGTTGCTCCTGACCACCCCCGCATCAAGGGCATCATCGGGGCATTGCGTGAAGTTCTCGACCGCGGCGATATTCGTCTTTTTGGCAATGTCGAATACGGCGTGGACATCACTATGGATGACCTGAAGAAGCACTACAACGCCGTGATCTTCTCCACTGGTGCAACCAAGGATGTTCCGATGAACATTCCCGGTATTGAACTGAACGGCAGCTATGGTGCTGCTGACTTTGTCAGCTGGTATGACGGACACCCAGATGTTCCTCGCACCTGGCCGCTGACTGCGAAGTCGGTTGCTGTGATTGGTAACGGCAACGTGGCACTGGATGCTGCCCGCATGCTAGCCAAGCACGCGGATGATCTGCTCGTCACCGAGATTCCTGACAATGTTTACCAGGGCCTCAAGGCATCGCCTGTGACCGACGTTCACGTCTTCGGCCGCCGCGGTCCAGCACAGGCTAAGTTTTCACCTCTTGAACTGCGAGAACTGGGTGAACTTCGCGATGTGGACATGATCGTCTATGACGAGGACTTCGACATCGACCCTGCAAGCCAGGCACTGATTGATTCCAACAAGCAAGTCTTCGTTCTCAACAAAGTCATGAACGAATGGCGCACCCGCGAAACCGGCAAGGCTTCTCGCCGTCTTCACCTGCACTTCTATGCCAACCCGCTCGAGGTACTGGGTGACGCTGACGGCAACGTCACCGGCTTCCGTTACGAGCGCACGAAGCCAGATGGCAACGGTGGTGTTGTGGGAACAGGCGAGATCCGCGAGATTGAGATCCAGGCCTACTACCGTGCCATTGGTTACTACAGCTCACCGCTGAAGGATGTTCCTTTTGACGCTGCCAAGGGTGTTATTCCTAACCACGAAGGTCAGGTCATCGACGCCGAAGGCAAGCACATCAACGGTGTCTATGCCACGGGCTGGATTAAGCGTGGACCTGTTGGCCTCATTGGCCACACCAAGAGCGACGCGATGGAAACCATCGCTCACGTTCTTGCTGATCAGGCAACCTGGTGGACTCCGGAGGAGCCTGAAGAAGGCGCCATCGTGGATCTGATGGAAAGCCGTGACATCGAATACACCACTGCTGAGGGCTGGTCTGCTCTGGATGAATACGAGCAGAAGCTCGGTGAACCAGAAGGCCGTGACCGTATTAAGGTCGTTGACCGCGAGACCATGCTCAAGGCATCACGAGCTGAATAA
- the purD gene encoding phosphoribosylamine--glycine ligase, with protein sequence MKILVLGSGAREHAIVTALLAENADHEITVAPGNAGIAHDVPCVTTDILDPEAVAFLAEGLDVDLVVVGPEAPLVAGVADPLREMGVPVFGPNQAAAALEGSKTFAKRIMDEAGVPTGRAIKVSTLLDAETALDDYGAPYVIKADGLAAGKGVLVTHDRDAAVAHASHYLTQGSVLIEEFLDGQEVSLFMFADGHDVLPLSPAQDFKRLKDNDEGPNTGGMGAYSPLPWLTDQFGSEEAFVTEVIETIALPTVRQLEAEGTPFQGLLYCGLILTSKGIRVIEFNARFGDPETQVVLPRLKTPLSDLMLASAEGTLAGRERPEFSDEAVVTVVLASENYPETPVTGRVLIGIDDANSIEGVHVTHAATAVTDSDLIATGGRVLSVVGRGADFAEARSRAYEGLAKIQLEGGQYRTDIAKKVVK encoded by the coding sequence GTGAAAATCCTGGTTCTTGGCTCCGGCGCACGTGAGCACGCAATTGTTACCGCCCTGCTCGCTGAAAATGCAGACCACGAGATTACGGTTGCCCCCGGCAATGCGGGCATTGCCCACGATGTTCCTTGTGTCACCACAGACATCCTGGACCCTGAAGCAGTCGCCTTCCTCGCCGAAGGCCTAGATGTTGATCTGGTTGTTGTTGGCCCCGAAGCTCCCCTGGTTGCCGGTGTTGCTGACCCACTGCGTGAGATGGGTGTTCCTGTCTTTGGTCCTAACCAGGCAGCTGCAGCACTCGAAGGCTCCAAGACGTTTGCTAAGCGCATCATGGATGAAGCCGGTGTCCCCACCGGTCGCGCCATCAAGGTGTCGACACTTCTAGATGCAGAAACAGCGCTCGATGACTACGGCGCTCCCTATGTCATCAAGGCCGATGGACTTGCTGCCGGCAAGGGTGTTCTGGTCACCCACGACCGCGATGCCGCCGTTGCTCACGCCTCGCACTACTTAACTCAGGGATCTGTGCTGATCGAGGAATTCCTCGACGGCCAGGAGGTCTCTCTGTTTATGTTCGCCGACGGTCACGATGTTCTCCCGCTATCGCCTGCTCAGGACTTCAAGCGCCTCAAAGACAATGACGAAGGGCCCAACACCGGGGGCATGGGCGCCTACTCTCCCCTGCCTTGGCTAACTGACCAGTTCGGCAGCGAAGAGGCGTTCGTCACCGAAGTCATCGAGACCATTGCTCTTCCCACCGTGCGCCAGCTTGAAGCAGAAGGCACCCCTTTCCAAGGACTGCTCTACTGCGGCTTGATTCTCACGTCCAAGGGCATCCGCGTTATTGAATTCAATGCCCGCTTTGGTGACCCTGAGACCCAGGTTGTTCTTCCCCGCTTGAAGACTCCACTTTCTGATTTGATGCTTGCCTCTGCTGAAGGAACCCTGGCCGGACGTGAACGTCCCGAGTTCTCCGACGAAGCAGTTGTCACCGTCGTTCTCGCCAGCGAGAACTACCCCGAGACACCAGTTACTGGTCGTGTTCTCATCGGTATTGATGACGCCAACAGCATCGAGGGTGTTCACGTCACCCACGCAGCAACTGCTGTGACTGACAGTGACCTCATTGCAACCGGTGGTCGCGTCCTGAGCGTGGTCGGCCGTGGCGCAGACTTCGCCGAAGCACGTTCACGTGCTTACGAAGGCCTCGCCAAGATTCAGCTTGAGGGTGGTCAGTACCGCACCGACATCGCCAAGAAGGTCGTCAAGTAA
- a CDS encoding phosphoribosylaminoimidazolesuccinocarboxamide synthase, with product MSGFTGGEKLNLEGWIHAYSGKVRDLYVPTGETLESTPRVLVVASDRVSAFDHVLEPGIPGKGELLTTLSLWWFDQLGVPNHLREGEIPAEVQGKAMLVANLDMFPVECVVRGYLSGSGWLEYQESQSVCGIPLPAGLHDGDKLPEPIYTPAWKAPFGEHDENITFERTVELVGLEDATALRDLSLQIFNKATELAAAKGIILADTKFEFGRDRETGVITLADEVLTSDSSRYWDAASYAAGTTPAEKMTSFDKQIVRNWLSANWDKNGTPPVLPADIVERTSDRYRELITRMLG from the coding sequence ATGTCAGGTTTCACCGGGGGCGAGAAGCTCAACCTCGAGGGCTGGATCCACGCCTATTCGGGCAAAGTTCGTGACCTCTATGTCCCCACGGGCGAGACGCTGGAGTCGACTCCTCGAGTGCTGGTTGTGGCCAGTGACCGTGTGAGCGCATTCGATCATGTTCTTGAACCTGGCATTCCCGGCAAGGGAGAGCTTCTGACCACACTCAGTCTGTGGTGGTTCGATCAGCTCGGTGTCCCCAACCACCTGCGCGAGGGAGAGATCCCTGCCGAGGTTCAGGGCAAGGCCATGTTGGTTGCCAACTTGGACATGTTCCCCGTTGAGTGCGTTGTGCGCGGCTACCTCTCCGGCAGTGGCTGGTTGGAATACCAGGAGAGCCAGAGCGTGTGTGGCATTCCACTTCCCGCAGGACTTCACGACGGCGACAAGCTCCCCGAGCCCATCTACACCCCCGCATGGAAAGCCCCCTTTGGTGAGCACGACGAGAACATCACCTTTGAGCGGACCGTGGAACTGGTCGGCCTCGAAGACGCCACTGCTCTGCGTGATCTTTCCCTTCAGATCTTTAACAAGGCCACTGAGCTGGCTGCCGCCAAGGGCATCATCCTTGCTGACACTAAGTTCGAGTTTGGTCGTGACCGCGAGACCGGTGTCATCACCCTCGCAGATGAAGTTCTGACCTCCGACTCTTCGCGCTACTGGGATGCTGCTTCCTATGCAGCTGGCACCACCCCTGCCGAGAAGATGACCAGCTTTGATAAGCAGATTGTGCGCAACTGGCTCTCCGCGAACTGGGACAAGAACGGCACGCCACCCGTGCTTCCTGCAGACATTGTCGAGCGCACTTCCGACCGCTATCGCGAGCTGATTACTCGCATGCTGGGTTAG
- a CDS encoding YczE/YyaS/YitT family protein: MRRFLNTIFEVPRTGAPLWKRIILVEIGLIVCGLAFAIMLRAAIGLDPWDAFHLGLSKATGVSIGLVVVIVGFAVMFLWIFLKQKLGIGTILNAITIGLSIDFFITLIPKAPDFWWGLGYFIVAILINGLGISMYIGGGLGPGPRDGLMTGLVSITQRPLWLVRTAIEVVVLGLGWVMGGTVGLGTVIYAFSIGPVVHVMLPWFNLDKVKEPEDLEGH; this comes from the coding sequence ATGCGCCGATTCCTCAACACCATCTTTGAAGTGCCCCGCACGGGTGCACCACTGTGGAAGCGCATCATTCTGGTCGAGATTGGTCTCATTGTCTGCGGTCTTGCCTTCGCCATCATGCTGCGAGCCGCTATTGGACTGGACCCCTGGGATGCCTTCCACTTAGGTCTCTCTAAGGCGACCGGTGTCTCCATCGGACTCGTGGTGGTCATTGTTGGTTTTGCGGTGATGTTCTTGTGGATCTTCCTCAAGCAGAAGCTCGGCATTGGAACCATCCTTAACGCCATCACCATTGGTCTCTCCATTGACTTCTTTATTACCTTGATCCCCAAGGCACCCGATTTCTGGTGGGGCTTGGGCTATTTCATCGTGGCCATCTTGATCAATGGTCTGGGCATCTCGATGTATATCGGCGGCGGCTTAGGCCCTGGTCCTCGAGATGGCCTGATGACCGGCCTGGTTAGTATTACCCAGCGCCCTCTCTGGCTTGTTCGAACAGCTATCGAAGTAGTTGTGTTGGGACTCGGCTGGGTGATGGGTGGAACCGTTGGTTTGGGAACCGTGATCTATGCCTTCAGTATCGGTCCCGTGGTCCACGTGATGCTCCCCTGGTTCAATTTGGACAAGGTGAAAGAGCCAGAAGATCTCGAAGGCCACTAG